Proteins encoded in a region of the Flavobacteriaceae bacterium HL-DH10 genome:
- a CDS encoding right-handed parallel beta-helix repeat-containing protein — protein MKMILKPMLLLLFTIMSCLSCNNEELFIESVAEIVVEPETPQEDNANEDTDAEIDFALPCDFDLNTVQTGDTVVINCIMDLEGQSINLPPNVNLVYEGGEITNGTINFSENNVIDGDLLNSTITITGSKPIFKDPVFNFIPNKWGIIEGKVSDEVALNNRNILNNLFDQVKELGISTFKIDEMDAYFKVDVYSINRKEYSSASIQIPSDFHLLMGEDTYLRVQPSAAPSYALISFFLVDNARISGGNLIGDRYEHDYSPVTDDKGVNRDTHEFGTLIYVIGSENIEIEDINLSNPIGDGIMFHSETLRAPDGTLYPGTREVNNVLVKNTTVVEARRNGISFLDGRNIIIDNCEIIDTGRGSQAYDDSEAKIASSSGTWPKYGIDLEAIRTVLPDGTLNRSALIEMITIKNSNFKGNFAGDIALYTCNDVTLEYNTFDSHVGNFAADNITIRNNVFKARLDRDGNPHSRALLLLSRLSSFNEEELNYSYDISNNKIIGYINGMVLSGTDFKVYNNEISNCESGIKIGGLIDAQIHDNKVYSREPYGVALFARGGLVKNVSIYNEYYDVYYRPIDFRGYNDATSVDHDYLKIFDCIFNSAGNRSIYLDNSHYIEFDNLTSNAEIEIVNNSTNIIQN, from the coding sequence ATGAAAATGATTTTAAAACCTATGCTACTTTTATTATTTACAATAATGTCATGTTTATCATGTAATAATGAAGAACTATTTATAGAATCTGTTGCCGAAATAGTTGTAGAACCTGAAACACCACAAGAAGATAATGCTAACGAAGATACAGATGCTGAAATAGATTTTGCTTTGCCTTGTGACTTTGATTTAAATACAGTCCAAACAGGAGACACTGTTGTTATTAATTGTATTATGGATTTAGAAGGTCAATCTATCAATTTACCTCCAAACGTAAATCTTGTTTATGAAGGTGGTGAAATAACTAATGGAACTATTAATTTCTCTGAAAATAATGTAATAGATGGCGATTTATTAAATTCAACAATTACAATTACAGGTTCCAAGCCAATATTTAAAGACCCTGTTTTTAATTTCATACCTAATAAATGGGGAATTATTGAAGGTAAGGTATCTGATGAAGTTGCGTTAAATAATAGAAATATTTTAAACAATCTTTTTGATCAAGTTAAAGAATTAGGGATATCTACTTTTAAAATTGATGAAATGGATGCTTATTTTAAAGTAGACGTTTATAGCATTAATAGAAAAGAATATTCTAGTGCTTCTATTCAAATTCCATCAGACTTTCATCTATTAATGGGAGAGGATACCTATCTACGAGTTCAACCGTCTGCAGCACCATCATATGCTTTAATTAGTTTTTTTTTAGTAGACAATGCTAGGATATCTGGAGGGAATTTAATTGGTGATCGATATGAACATGATTATAGTCCTGTGACTGATGATAAGGGTGTAAATAGAGATACTCACGAATTTGGAACATTGATTTATGTTATTGGCTCAGAAAACATTGAAATTGAAGATATTAATCTAAGTAACCCTATTGGTGACGGTATAATGTTCCATTCAGAGACACTTAGGGCTCCAGATGGAACGCTTTATCCAGGTACGAGAGAGGTAAATAATGTATTAGTGAAAAACACTACTGTTGTTGAAGCTAGGAGAAATGGTATTAGTTTTTTAGATGGCAGAAATATTATTATAGATAATTGTGAAATTATAGACACGGGTAGAGGATCTCAAGCATATGACGACTCTGAAGCTAAAATAGCAAGCAGTTCTGGGACTTGGCCTAAATATGGCATAGATTTGGAAGCTATTAGAACAGTACTACCTGACGGAACCTTGAATAGATCTGCTTTAATTGAAATGATAACAATAAAGAATTCAAATTTTAAGGGAAATTTCGCTGGTGATATTGCATTATATACTTGCAACGATGTGACTTTGGAGTACAATACATTCGATTCTCATGTTGGAAATTTCGCAGCTGATAACATTACGATAAGAAACAATGTTTTTAAAGCGCGTTTAGATAGAGATGGTAACCCACATTCCAGAGCGCTGCTTTTGCTTTCAAGGCTGAGCAGTTTTAATGAAGAAGAACTAAATTATTCATACGATATAAGCAACAATAAAATAATTGGATACATAAACGGCATGGTATTGTCAGGAACAGATTTTAAGGTTTATAATAACGAGATTTCAAATTGTGAAAGTGGTATTAAAATAGGTGGTCTTATTGATGCACAAATACACGACAACAAAGTGTATTCACGAGAACCGTATGGAGTCGCTTTGTTTGCACGAGGAGGTTTGGTCAAAAATGTTTCTATTTATAATGAATACTATGATGTATATTATAGACCAATAGATTTTAGAGGTTATAATGATGCAACTTCAGTTGATCACGATTATTTAAAAATATTCGATTGTATATTTAATTCAGCAGGAAATCGTAGTATTTATCTAGATAATAGCCACTATATTGAATTCGATAACCTAACTTCGAATGCGGAGATAGAAATCGTTAATAATAGTACAAATATTATACAGAACTAA